In one Drosophila pseudoobscura strain MV-25-SWS-2005 chromosome X, UCI_Dpse_MV25, whole genome shotgun sequence genomic region, the following are encoded:
- the Awh gene encoding LIM/homeobox protein Awh isoform X1, whose protein sequence is MKTELRSCAACGEPISDRFFLEVGGCSWHAHCLRCCMCMCPLDRQQSCFIRERQVYCKADYSKNFGAKCSKCCRGISASDWVRRARDLVFHLACFACDQCGRQLSTGEQFALMDDRVLCKAHYLETVEGGTTSSDEGCDGDGYHKSKTKRVRTTFTEEQLQVLQANFQIDSNPDGQDLERIASVTGLSKRVTQVWFQNSRARQKKHIHAGKNKIREPEGSSFARHINLQLTYSFQNNAQNPMHMNGSKAGLYPTHESSMDEMSQDSSVHCMPSEV, encoded by the exons ATGAAG ACTGAGCTGCGTTCCTGCGCAGCGTGTGGCGAACCAATCTCGGATCGATTCTTTCTCGAGGTTGGCGGCTGCTCGTGGCACGCCCATTGCCTGAGAtgctgcatgtgcatgtgcccCTTGGACCGCCAGCAGTCGTGCTTCATCCGGGAAAGGCAGGTCTACTGCAAGGCCGACTACAGCAA aAATTTTGGCGCCAAATGCTCGAAATGCTGTCGCGGCATCTCCGCCTCGGACTGGGTGAGACGTGCCAGGGATTTGGTCTTTCATCTGGCCTGCTTTGCCTGCGATCAGTGCGGACGCCAGTTGTCCACCGGGGAACAGTTTGCCCTCATGGATGACCGGGTGCTTTGCAAGGCTCATTATCTGGAAACGGTCGAGGGTGGCACCACCTCAAGTGACG AAGGCTGTGACGGTGATGGCTATCACAAGAGTAAAACGAAACGTGTGCGCACCACCTTCACCGAGGAGCAATTGCAAGTGCTGCAGGCCAACTTCCAGATTGACAGTAATCCGGATGGCCAGGATTTGGAGCGCATTGCATCGGTGACCGGTCTGAGCAAGCGTGTGACGCAAGTGTGGTTCCAGAATTCGCGTGCGCGTCAGAAAAAACACATACATGCTGGTAAGAATAAAA TACGCGAACCGGAAGGAAGCTCATTTGCGCGTCATATTAACCTGCAGTTAACGTATTCATTTCAGAATAACGCACAGAATCCAATGCATATGAACGGCTCTAAAGCGGGTCTATACCCGACGCACG AATCCTCCATGGATGAGATGTCGCAGGACTCGAGTGTGCATTGCATGCCCAGCGAGGTGTGA
- the Awh gene encoding LIM/homeobox protein Awh isoform X2 translates to MKTELRSCAACGEPISDRFFLEVGGCSWHAHCLRCCMCMCPLDRQQSCFIRERQVYCKADYSKNFGAKCSKCCRGISASDWVRRARDLVFHLACFACDQCGRQLSTGEQFALMDDRVLCKAHYLETVEGGTTSSDEGCDGDGYHKSKTKRVRTTFTEEQLQVLQANFQIDSNPDGQDLERIASVTGLSKRVTQVWFQNSRARQKKHIHAVREPEGSSFARHINLQLTYSFQNNAQNPMHMNGSKAGLYPTHESSMDEMSQDSSVHCMPSEV, encoded by the exons ATGAAG ACTGAGCTGCGTTCCTGCGCAGCGTGTGGCGAACCAATCTCGGATCGATTCTTTCTCGAGGTTGGCGGCTGCTCGTGGCACGCCCATTGCCTGAGAtgctgcatgtgcatgtgcccCTTGGACCGCCAGCAGTCGTGCTTCATCCGGGAAAGGCAGGTCTACTGCAAGGCCGACTACAGCAA aAATTTTGGCGCCAAATGCTCGAAATGCTGTCGCGGCATCTCCGCCTCGGACTGGGTGAGACGTGCCAGGGATTTGGTCTTTCATCTGGCCTGCTTTGCCTGCGATCAGTGCGGACGCCAGTTGTCCACCGGGGAACAGTTTGCCCTCATGGATGACCGGGTGCTTTGCAAGGCTCATTATCTGGAAACGGTCGAGGGTGGCACCACCTCAAGTGACG AAGGCTGTGACGGTGATGGCTATCACAAGAGTAAAACGAAACGTGTGCGCACCACCTTCACCGAGGAGCAATTGCAAGTGCTGCAGGCCAACTTCCAGATTGACAGTAATCCGGATGGCCAGGATTTGGAGCGCATTGCATCGGTGACCGGTCTGAGCAAGCGTGTGACGCAAGTGTGGTTCCAGAATTCGCGTGCGCGTCAGAAAAAACACATACATGCTG TACGCGAACCGGAAGGAAGCTCATTTGCGCGTCATATTAACCTGCAGTTAACGTATTCATTTCAGAATAACGCACAGAATCCAATGCATATGAACGGCTCTAAAGCGGGTCTATACCCGACGCACG AATCCTCCATGGATGAGATGTCGCAGGACTCGAGTGTGCATTGCATGCCCAGCGAGGTGTGA
- the Awh gene encoding LIM/homeobox protein Awh isoform X3 translates to MKTELRSCAACGEPISDRFFLEVGGCSWHAHCLRCCMCMCPLDRQQSCFIRERQVYCKADYSKNFGAKCSKCCRGISASDWVRRARDLVFHLACFACDQCGRQLSTGEQFALMDDRVLCKAHYLETVEGGTTSSDEGCDGDGYHKSKTKRVRTTFTEEQLQVLQANFQIDSNPDGQDLERIASVTGLSKRVTQVWFQNSRARQKKHIHAE, encoded by the exons ATGAAG ACTGAGCTGCGTTCCTGCGCAGCGTGTGGCGAACCAATCTCGGATCGATTCTTTCTCGAGGTTGGCGGCTGCTCGTGGCACGCCCATTGCCTGAGAtgctgcatgtgcatgtgcccCTTGGACCGCCAGCAGTCGTGCTTCATCCGGGAAAGGCAGGTCTACTGCAAGGCCGACTACAGCAA aAATTTTGGCGCCAAATGCTCGAAATGCTGTCGCGGCATCTCCGCCTCGGACTGGGTGAGACGTGCCAGGGATTTGGTCTTTCATCTGGCCTGCTTTGCCTGCGATCAGTGCGGACGCCAGTTGTCCACCGGGGAACAGTTTGCCCTCATGGATGACCGGGTGCTTTGCAAGGCTCATTATCTGGAAACGGTCGAGGGTGGCACCACCTCAAGTGACG AAGGCTGTGACGGTGATGGCTATCACAAGAGTAAAACGAAACGTGTGCGCACCACCTTCACCGAGGAGCAATTGCAAGTGCTGCAGGCCAACTTCCAGATTGACAGTAATCCGGATGGCCAGGATTTGGAGCGCATTGCATCGGTGACCGGTCTGAGCAAGCGTGTGACGCAAGTGTGGTTCCAGAATTCGCGTGCGCGTCAGAAAAAACACATACATGCTG AATAA